A section of the Rhizobium sp. SSA_523 genome encodes:
- the glgB gene encoding 1,4-alpha-glucan branching protein GlgB, protein MNLERSELMTGIDRQALDALVDGRHGDPFAILGPHPAQGATIIRAFLPGAEGVEVLSRDGGGVKGKMHTIHPAGVFAAAVDSGGSYLYRIRWPDAVQETEDPYSFGLLLGDLDLHLIGQGTHYDLGRTLGARAMDVDGVAGVRFAVWAPNARRVSVVGDFNAWDGRRHPMRLRQSSGVWELFVPRLGPGDRYKYEIVDAHGQVLPQKADPVARASEPAPATASIVASSQPFRWTDDDWMRKAPERRSGEGAISVYEVHLGSWLRIAEENNRSLDWVELSQRLVPYAKRLGFTHIELLPIMEHPFGGSWGYQPLGLFAPTGRYGTPEDFAYFIDRCHASGIGVILDWVPAHFPTDIWGLARFDGTALYEHEDPREGFHKDWNTLIYNLGRNEVKGFLLASALEWLEHFHIDALRVDAVASMLYRDYSRNAGEWIPNQYGGRENLESVEFFKHLNSIIHDRCAHAFTVAEESTAWPGVTKPVEQGGLGFDFKWNMGWMHDTLHYMEKEPLFRQYHHGMMTFGMVYAYSERFMLPLSHDEVVHGKGSLVGKMPGDHWQKMANLRAYFGFMWAHPGKKLLFMGGEIGQMSEWNHDASLHWDLLDRPDHAGLQRLIGDLNRLYSTEPALQYGDLHPEGFEWIIGDDAANSVFGMLRKSEDKTGLILAISNLTPVPRQAYRVGVPVEGRWREILNTDAGVYGGSNLGNVEAWSEPQAAHGHGQSLVLTLPPLSTIFLKWES, encoded by the coding sequence ATGAATTTGGAACGCTCTGAACTGATGACCGGGATCGATCGCCAAGCGCTCGATGCTCTGGTGGATGGCCGCCATGGCGACCCCTTCGCCATTCTGGGCCCGCATCCTGCCCAGGGCGCCACGATCATCCGCGCCTTTCTGCCGGGGGCAGAGGGCGTCGAGGTGCTGAGCCGTGATGGCGGCGGCGTCAAGGGCAAGATGCACACGATCCACCCCGCCGGCGTCTTTGCCGCGGCAGTGGATAGCGGCGGCAGCTATCTCTATCGCATCCGCTGGCCGGATGCGGTGCAGGAAACGGAAGATCCCTATTCCTTCGGCCTGCTGCTCGGCGATCTGGACCTGCACCTGATCGGCCAGGGAACGCATTACGATCTCGGACGCACGCTCGGCGCCCGCGCCATGGATGTCGATGGCGTGGCCGGCGTCCGCTTCGCCGTCTGGGCACCCAATGCGCGCCGCGTCTCCGTCGTCGGCGATTTCAATGCCTGGGACGGCCGCCGTCACCCGATGCGCCTTCGCCAGTCATCCGGCGTATGGGAATTGTTCGTGCCTCGGCTTGGCCCGGGCGATCGCTACAAATACGAAATTGTCGACGCGCATGGGCAGGTCCTGCCGCAAAAGGCCGACCCGGTGGCCCGGGCGAGCGAACCGGCCCCGGCCACGGCATCCATCGTCGCATCCAGCCAGCCCTTCCGCTGGACCGATGACGACTGGATGCGCAAGGCGCCCGAGCGGCGCTCCGGCGAGGGAGCGATCTCTGTCTACGAGGTCCATCTGGGCTCCTGGCTGCGGATCGCGGAAGAGAACAATCGCTCGCTTGACTGGGTGGAGCTCAGCCAGCGCTTGGTGCCCTATGCAAAGCGGCTCGGCTTCACGCATATCGAGCTTCTGCCGATCATGGAGCATCCCTTCGGCGGCTCCTGGGGCTATCAGCCGCTAGGCCTGTTCGCGCCGACCGGCCGCTACGGAACGCCGGAAGATTTCGCCTATTTCATCGATCGCTGCCATGCCAGCGGCATCGGCGTCATCCTCGACTGGGTTCCCGCCCATTTCCCGACCGATATCTGGGGCCTGGCCCGGTTCGACGGAACGGCGCTCTACGAGCACGAAGATCCCCGCGAAGGATTCCACAAGGACTGGAACACGCTGATCTACAATCTCGGCCGCAACGAGGTGAAAGGTTTCCTCCTGGCCTCGGCACTGGAATGGCTGGAGCATTTCCACATCGACGCGCTGCGCGTCGATGCCGTTGCCTCCATGCTCTACCGCGACTATTCGAGAAATGCCGGCGAATGGATACCCAACCAGTATGGCGGCCGCGAGAACCTGGAATCGGTCGAGTTCTTCAAACACCTGAACAGCATCATCCATGATCGCTGCGCGCATGCTTTCACCGTGGCGGAGGAATCCACCGCCTGGCCGGGCGTCACCAAGCCTGTGGAACAGGGCGGCCTCGGCTTCGATTTTAAGTGGAACATGGGATGGATGCACGACACGCTCCACTACATGGAGAAGGAGCCGCTCTTCCGGCAATATCATCATGGCATGATGACCTTCGGCATGGTTTACGCCTATTCGGAGCGCTTCATGCTGCCGCTCAGCCATGACGAGGTGGTCCATGGCAAAGGCTCGCTGGTGGGCAAGATGCCGGGCGATCATTGGCAGAAAATGGCCAATCTGCGCGCCTATTTCGGTTTCATGTGGGCTCATCCCGGCAAGAAGCTGCTGTTCATGGGCGGCGAAATTGGCCAGATGAGCGAGTGGAATCACGACGCATCCCTGCATTGGGACCTGCTCGACCGGCCTGACCATGCCGGGTTGCAGCGCCTGATCGGCGACCTGAACCGGCTCTACAGCACGGAGCCGGCGCTGCAATACGGCGATCTGCACCCCGAGGGATTCGAATGGATCATCGGCGATGACGCGGCGAATTCGGTGTTCGGCATGCTCCGGAAATCAGAGGATAAGACCGGCCTCATCCTCGCCATCAGCAATCTGACACCGGTGCCCCGCCAGGCTTACCGCGTTGGCGTGCCCGTGGAAGGCCGCTGGCGCGAGATCCTGAATACCGACGCCGGCGTCTATGGCGGCTCCAATCTCGGCAATGTGGAGGCCTGGAGCGAGCCGCAGGCCGCCCATGGCCACGGCCAGTCGCTGGTACTGACGCTTCCGCCGCTCTCCACCATCTTCCTGAAATGGGAGAGCTGA
- the treS gene encoding maltose alpha-D-glucosyltransferase, which translates to MDMTQGQQVQSDPNLLWYKDSIIYQLHVKSFYDSNGDGIGDFAGLTEKIDHIASLGATAIWLLPFFPSPRRDDGYDIADYGNVSPDYGTMEDFRAFVDAAHQRNIQVIIELVINHTSDEHPWFQRARNAPPGSPERDFYVWSDTDQKFPETRIIFLDTEKSNWTWDPVAGAYYWHRFYSHQPDLNFDNPQVLEELLTVMRFWLETGIDGFRLDAIPYLVEREGTINENLPETHDILRKIRAALDATHPGKMLLAEANQWPEDTREYFGNGDECHMAFHFPLMPRMYMAIAKEDRFPITDIMRQTPEIPENCQWAIFLRNHDELTLEMVTDEERDYLWNIYAADRRARINLGIRRRLAPLMERDRRRVELMNGLLLSMPGTPVIYYGDEIGMGDNIYLGDRDGVRTPMQWSPDRNGGFSRADPARLVLPPVMDPLYGYEALNVEAQSADAHSLLNWTRRMLALRGRHPAFGRGSLRFLTPGNRKILAYLREHEGETLLCVANLSRLPQAVELDLSEFEGRVPIELTGMSPFPPIGQLTYLLTLPPFSFYWFQLVAESDGPAWRTEPPEQMADLTTLVVRRDLTELVDEGRLSDMLSRDVLPAYLGKRRWFGSKGETLKSARLVAATPMGFTHNIMLCELEAELEGHTETYLLPLTPVWDEQQPSALAQQLALARIRQGRRVGYLTDGFAVEALARGVIRGLCERSVISGRAGTLEYLGSEQLDCMTLSEDMTVRWLSAEQSNSSLIVGDMAMVKLIRHIFPGIHPEVEMTRYLTKVGYKNTAPLLGEVARTAPDGSRFTLILVQGAIRNQGDAWNWMLTNLRRALDDIGLTQAGEDAIEDMLHPLLAMSATIGTRLGELHAALAQETDDEDFRPLPAKPENVEFWRVSAVGQIEKALAILENAKAELEPQTAAVVDRLLSRRDQLLALAADLAKAAEGSLMIRNHGDFHLGQVLVAEADAYIIDFEGEPARDLSERRAKTIPLRDVAGLLRSLSYLAATADLETEAVNDTENPDREALVRGFIERAEQAFLDAYFAASEASAALATDPEKRQRMLDLYLLEKAAYEIGYEARNRPKWLPIPLSGFAAIVDRLTEKNS; encoded by the coding sequence ATGGATATGACGCAAGGCCAACAGGTGCAGAGCGATCCCAATTTGCTCTGGTACAAGGATTCCATCATTTACCAGCTGCATGTGAAATCCTTCTATGACAGCAATGGTGACGGCATTGGCGATTTCGCCGGACTGACGGAGAAGATCGACCACATCGCGTCGCTCGGTGCGACAGCCATCTGGCTTTTGCCCTTCTTCCCCTCGCCGCGCCGGGACGATGGTTACGATATTGCCGATTACGGCAATGTCAGCCCGGACTACGGGACGATGGAGGATTTCCGTGCCTTCGTCGATGCCGCGCATCAGCGCAATATCCAGGTGATCATCGAGCTGGTGATCAACCACACGTCCGACGAGCATCCCTGGTTCCAGCGCGCCCGCAATGCGCCGCCCGGGTCGCCGGAGCGGGATTTCTACGTCTGGTCGGACACCGATCAGAAATTTCCCGAAACGCGCATCATCTTCCTCGACACGGAGAAATCCAACTGGACCTGGGATCCGGTGGCGGGCGCCTATTACTGGCATCGCTTCTATTCACACCAGCCCGACCTGAATTTCGACAATCCTCAGGTGCTGGAAGAATTGCTGACGGTCATGCGCTTCTGGCTGGAGACGGGCATAGACGGCTTTCGTCTTGATGCCATTCCCTATCTCGTCGAGCGTGAAGGCACGATCAACGAAAACCTTCCGGAAACGCACGACATCCTGCGCAAGATCCGCGCTGCACTGGATGCCACCCATCCCGGCAAGATGCTGCTGGCCGAGGCCAATCAGTGGCCGGAAGATACGCGCGAATATTTCGGCAATGGCGACGAATGCCATATGGCCTTCCACTTCCCGCTGATGCCCCGAATGTACATGGCCATTGCCAAGGAAGACCGTTTTCCCATCACCGACATCATGCGCCAGACGCCGGAAATTCCGGAGAATTGCCAATGGGCGATCTTCCTGCGCAATCACGACGAGTTGACCCTCGAAATGGTGACGGATGAAGAGCGCGATTACCTGTGGAACATCTACGCCGCCGATCGGCGCGCCCGCATCAATCTCGGCATCCGCCGCCGCCTGGCGCCTCTGATGGAGCGGGATCGCCGACGGGTCGAGCTGATGAACGGCCTGCTTCTCTCCATGCCCGGAACGCCTGTGATCTATTACGGCGATGAAATCGGCATGGGTGACAATATCTATCTCGGCGATCGCGACGGCGTGCGCACGCCCATGCAATGGTCGCCGGACCGCAATGGCGGCTTTTCCCGCGCCGATCCCGCGCGCCTGGTTCTGCCGCCGGTCATGGACCCGCTCTACGGCTATGAAGCCCTGAATGTCGAAGCGCAAAGCGCTGACGCGCATTCCCTGCTGAACTGGACCCGCCGCATGCTGGCCCTGCGGGGACGCCACCCGGCCTTTGGTCGCGGTTCGCTGCGCTTCCTGACACCCGGCAACCGCAAGATCCTCGCTTATCTACGCGAGCATGAGGGCGAGACACTGCTCTGCGTCGCAAATCTGTCGCGGCTGCCGCAGGCGGTGGAGCTGGACCTTTCCGAGTTCGAAGGACGAGTCCCGATCGAGCTCACCGGCATGTCGCCCTTCCCGCCGATCGGACAGCTGACCTATCTCCTGACGCTGCCGCCCTTTTCCTTCTACTGGTTCCAGCTGGTGGCGGAATCAGACGGACCCGCCTGGCGCACCGAACCGCCGGAGCAGATGGCCGACCTGACCACACTTGTGGTGCGCCGCGACCTGACCGAACTCGTCGACGAAGGCCGGCTTTCGGACATGCTCTCCCGCGACGTGCTGCCGGCCTATCTCGGAAAGCGCCGCTGGTTCGGCTCCAAGGGCGAGACGCTGAAAAGTGCGCGCCTGGTGGCGGCAACGCCGATGGGCTTTACCCACAACATCATGCTTTGCGAACTCGAAGCCGAGCTGGAGGGCCATACCGAGACCTATCTGCTGCCGCTGACCCCCGTATGGGACGAGCAGCAGCCCTCGGCCCTGGCGCAGCAATTGGCGCTGGCACGCATCCGGCAGGGTCGTCGCGTCGGCTATCTCACCGATGGCTTTGCCGTCGAGGCCCTGGCGCGCGGCGTCATCCGCGGATTGTGCGAGCGCTCGGTGATTTCCGGCCGCGCTGGCACGCTGGAATATCTCGGTAGCGAACAGCTCGACTGCATGACGCTGAGCGAGGATATGACGGTGCGCTGGCTTTCGGCCGAGCAATCCAACAGCTCGCTCATCGTCGGCGACATGGCCATGGTGAAGCTGATCCGGCACATCTTCCCGGGAATCCATCCCGAAGTGGAAATGACGCGCTATCTCACCAAGGTCGGTTACAAGAACACCGCGCCGCTGCTCGGCGAGGTGGCACGGACGGCACCGGACGGCTCGCGCTTCACCTTGATCCTCGTTCAGGGGGCGATCCGCAACCAGGGTGATGCCTGGAACTGGATGCTGACCAACCTGCGCCGGGCGCTGGATGATATTGGCCTGACACAGGCGGGCGAAGATGCGATCGAGGACATGCTGCATCCCCTGCTCGCCATGTCCGCAACCATCGGCACCCGGCTTGGCGAATTGCATGCCGCACTGGCGCAGGAGACCGATGACGAGGATTTCCGTCCGCTTCCGGCCAAACCCGAAAATGTCGAATTCTGGCGGGTAAGTGCCGTCGGCCAGATCGAAAAGGCGCTTGCCATTCTCGAGAACGCCAAAGCGGAACTGGAGCCGCAGACGGCGGCAGTGGTGGATCGGCTCCTGTCGCGCCGCGACCAGTTGCTGGCGCTTGCCGCCGATCTGGCCAAGGCTGCCGAAGGCTCCCTGATGATCCGCAACCACGGCGATTTCCACCTGGGCCAGGTGCTGGTCGCCGAAGCGGATGCGTATATCATCGACTTCGAGGGCGAGCCGGCGCGCGATCTGTCCGAACGCCGGGCCAAGACCATTCCCCTGCGTGACGTCGCAGGCCTTCTCAGATCGCTGAGCTATCTTGCCGCCACGGCAGATCTGGAGACCGAAGCCGTCAACGATACCGAGAACCCGGACCGCGAGGCCCTGGTGCGCGGCTTCATCGAAAGGGCGGAACAGGCCTTCTTGGATGCCTATTTCGCCGCCAGCGAGGCATCGGCGGCACTTGCCACCGATCCCGAGAAGCGCCAGCGGATGCTCGACCTCTACCTGCTCGAAAAGGCAGCCTATGAAATTGGCTACGAAGCCCGCAACCGGCCGAAATGGCTGCCGATCCCGCTGAGCGGCTTTGCCGCGATCGTGGACAGGCTGACGGAGAAGAACTCATGA
- a CDS encoding DUF1127 domain-containing protein has protein sequence MNIARSLNNWRKYRQTITELGRMSDRELSDLGIGRSDIRRVARTAVGF, from the coding sequence ATGAACATTGCACGCTCGCTCAACAACTGGCGCAAGTATCGTCAGACCATCACTGAACTTGGCCGCATGTCGGACCGCGAACTCAGCGATCTCGGCATTGGCCGCAGCGACATCCGTCGCGTAGCACGTACGGCTGTCGGCTTCTAA
- a CDS encoding PhzF family phenazine biosynthesis protein produces MGLRYAIYDVFTETRLAGNPLAVIFEADALSDDAMQAIAKEMNLSETVFLRRADNPAHAARLRIFTPGRELPFAGHPTVGAAIAICEAAYPDSRPDFDVVSVLEENVGPVRCAVRLSGEGASFAEFDLPRNPTRTDLNLDRQGLVDALGVKLGDLGFENHVPAIWSAGVPFLMLPLTNLAAVQAVEFDPVLWEKAAPLVEGHLASAYIYCRGGVHHAAKLHARMFSPDMGIAEDPATGGAVAALAGAIHQFDGLPDGLHPILVEQGVEMGRPSYIHLHIDVKDGAIARARIGGQAVRLAAGEIFL; encoded by the coding sequence TTGGGGCTGCGTTACGCGATTTATGACGTCTTCACCGAAACCCGGCTGGCGGGAAATCCGCTTGCGGTGATTTTCGAGGCGGACGCTCTGTCCGACGATGCAATGCAGGCCATTGCCAAGGAAATGAACCTGTCGGAAACGGTTTTCCTGCGCCGGGCGGACAATCCGGCCCATGCGGCGCGGCTGCGGATTTTTACGCCCGGGCGGGAATTGCCCTTTGCCGGACATCCGACAGTGGGTGCGGCGATCGCCATTTGCGAGGCGGCCTATCCCGATAGCCGTCCCGATTTCGATGTCGTTTCGGTGCTGGAGGAAAATGTCGGGCCGGTCCGCTGCGCCGTGCGGCTCTCCGGCGAGGGTGCAAGCTTTGCGGAATTCGATCTGCCGCGCAACCCGACCCGCACCGATCTCAACCTGGACCGCCAGGGCCTGGTGGATGCGCTCGGCGTGAAGCTTGGCGATCTCGGCTTCGAGAATCACGTGCCGGCGATCTGGAGCGCCGGCGTTCCCTTCCTCATGCTGCCGCTGACCAATCTCGCTGCCGTCCAGGCCGTCGAATTCGATCCTGTATTGTGGGAAAAGGCGGCTCCGCTGGTCGAGGGGCATCTTGCCTCTGCCTATATCTATTGTCGCGGCGGCGTGCACCATGCCGCGAAACTGCACGCCCGAATGTTTTCGCCTGATATGGGCATCGCCGAAGACCCGGCGACCGGCGGCGCCGTGGCCGCCCTTGCGGGCGCCATTCACCAGTTCGACGGCCTGCCGGACGGTCTGCATCCGATTCTGGTCGAACAGGGCGTGGAAATGGGCCGGCCCTCCTATATCCACCTTCATATCGATGTGAAGGACGGCGCCATTGCGCGTGCTCGTATCGGTGGCCAGGCGGTGCGGCTCGCGGCAGGGGAGATTTTTCTCTAA
- a CDS encoding NUDIX domain-containing protein yields the protein MSTINHWPPDGEILAVERVEMRLEPGPFAFSVREGAAIGENWARELAANPSLFNGDVLMQEEVALEEGVVRARAKMTDFATILWWRRQSPPSSGRSLVASAVPISSDGAAIIIRMAAHTANAGKICFAAGSLDASDLRADGSVDVEGSMSRELFEETGLATAQAEADPVLYATALRRRHFVFRFFRFPWTASEICERVAAHMARELEPEIDEVRAVRSPDEVTEDFDPLSRLILPFFFGGEGRMAG from the coding sequence ATGTCCACTATAAACCACTGGCCGCCGGATGGCGAAATCCTCGCGGTGGAGCGGGTCGAGATGCGGCTGGAGCCCGGCCCCTTCGCGTTTTCCGTGCGGGAAGGTGCGGCCATAGGCGAGAACTGGGCGCGGGAACTGGCCGCCAATCCATCGCTCTTCAATGGCGACGTGCTGATGCAGGAGGAGGTCGCGCTTGAAGAGGGTGTGGTGCGGGCGCGGGCGAAGATGACCGATTTCGCCACCATCCTGTGGTGGCGACGCCAGTCACCGCCGTCCAGCGGACGCAGCCTGGTTGCCAGCGCCGTTCCGATTTCCTCCGATGGGGCGGCGATCATCATCCGCATGGCAGCGCATACGGCCAATGCCGGGAAGATCTGCTTTGCGGCGGGATCGCTCGACGCCTCCGACCTTCGCGCCGATGGCAGCGTGGATGTGGAAGGCAGCATGAGTCGCGAGCTTTTCGAGGAGACCGGACTCGCAACGGCGCAGGCCGAGGCGGATCCCGTTCTCTACGCCACTGCACTTCGGCGGCGACACTTCGTCTTTCGCTTCTTCCGCTTCCCCTGGACAGCCAGTGAGATCTGCGAACGAGTCGCGGCACATATGGCCCGCGAGTTGGAACCGGAAATCGATGAGGTGCGGGCGGTGCGCAGTCCCGATGAGGTGACGGAGGACTTCGATCCGCTGTCGCGGCTGATCCTGCCGTTCTTTTTCGGCGGAGAGGGCCGAATGGCGGGTTGA
- the tig gene encoding trigger factor: MQVIETLAEGLKREIKVVIPAKDMEQRMNERLAEAKDKVRINGFRPGKVPVGHLKKMYGKSIMAELVNEIVRDRPSAILSERGEKSATQPSISMTEDEAEADKILSAEADFEFTLSYEVIPPIELQPTSGIKVTREVVDVTEEEVTEQILKIAESARTYETKDGAAETGDRVTMNYLGKVDGTAFDGGAAEDAELVIGSNRFIPGFEDQLVGVKAGDEKTITVTFPSEYPAANLAGKEATFDITVKDVAAPAETELNDDLASKLGVESLDKLKEIVRDQIQGQYGNVTRQKVKRQILDQLDELYKFETPAGLVDAEFDNIWRQINTDLQQSGKTFADEDTTEEEAREEYRKLAERRVRLGLVLSEIGEKAGVEVTEEEMQRALYAQLQQFPGQQKEILDFFRNTPGAAASLRAPIFEEKVIDQLLSEIDVTDKTVSKEELLAEDEDEDGEAAPKSEKKKAAPKKKAAKAEAAEGEEAAAPKKKAAPKKKAAEGDAE, from the coding sequence ATGCAGGTTATCGAAACGCTCGCTGAAGGGCTGAAGCGCGAAATCAAGGTCGTAATCCCGGCCAAGGACATGGAGCAGCGCATGAACGAGCGCCTGGCGGAAGCCAAGGACAAAGTGCGCATCAATGGTTTCCGTCCTGGCAAGGTGCCGGTCGGTCATCTGAAGAAGATGTACGGCAAGTCGATCATGGCCGAGCTCGTCAACGAGATCGTCCGTGACCGGCCGAGCGCGATCCTGTCCGAGCGCGGCGAAAAGTCGGCAACCCAGCCGTCGATCTCGATGACCGAGGACGAGGCAGAGGCCGACAAGATTCTTTCGGCCGAAGCCGATTTCGAATTCACCCTGTCGTATGAAGTGATTCCGCCGATCGAATTGCAGCCGACCTCCGGCATCAAGGTGACGCGCGAAGTCGTCGACGTCACGGAAGAAGAAGTCACCGAGCAGATCCTCAAGATCGCCGAAAGCGCCCGCACCTACGAGACCAAGGACGGCGCGGCTGAGACGGGCGACCGCGTGACGATGAACTATCTCGGCAAGGTCGATGGCACTGCCTTCGACGGTGGCGCAGCCGAAGATGCCGAACTGGTCATCGGTTCCAACCGCTTCATCCCGGGCTTCGAAGACCAGCTCGTGGGCGTGAAGGCTGGCGACGAAAAGACCATCACGGTCACCTTCCCGTCGGAATATCCGGCAGCCAACCTTGCCGGCAAGGAAGCCACCTTCGACATCACCGTCAAGGACGTGGCGGCTCCTGCCGAAACCGAGCTGAATGACGACCTGGCTTCCAAGCTCGGCGTCGAATCGCTCGACAAGCTCAAGGAAATCGTTCGCGATCAGATCCAGGGCCAGTACGGCAATGTGACCCGCCAGAAGGTGAAGCGTCAGATCCTCGACCAGCTGGACGAGCTCTACAAGTTCGAAACGCCTGCCGGCCTGGTGGATGCCGAGTTCGACAATATCTGGCGCCAGATCAACACGGACCTGCAGCAGTCGGGCAAGACCTTTGCCGACGAAGACACGACCGAAGAGGAAGCCCGCGAAGAATATCGCAAGCTTGCCGAGCGTCGCGTTCGCCTGGGCCTCGTTCTCTCCGAAATCGGCGAGAAGGCCGGCGTAGAGGTGACGGAAGAGGAAATGCAGCGCGCGCTCTATGCGCAGCTCCAGCAGTTCCCGGGCCAGCAGAAGGAAATCCTCGATTTCTTCCGCAACACGCCGGGCGCCGCCGCGTCCCTGCGCGCGCCGATCTTCGAAGAGAAGGTCATCGACCAGCTCCTGTCGGAAATCGACGTGACGGACAAGACGGTCTCCAAGGAAGAGCTCCTGGCCGAAGACGAAGATGAGGACGGCGAAGCCGCTCCGAAGTCTGAAAAGAAGAAGGCCGCTCCGAAGAAGAAGGCCGCCAAGGCAGAAGCTGCCGAAGGCGAAGAGGCTGCCGCTCCGAAGAAGAAGGCTGCTCCGAAGAAGAAGGCCGCCGAGGGCGACGCCGAGTAA
- a CDS encoding DUF1127 domain-containing protein, translating into MNPIRLAKSWISYRRTMNELSGLSNQALSDIGLTRYDIRNVASRSFR; encoded by the coding sequence ATGAACCCGATTCGTCTCGCAAAGAGCTGGATCAGCTATCGTCGTACGATGAATGAACTGAGCGGCCTCTCCAACCAGGCGCTGAGTGACATCGGCCTGACGCGCTACGACATTCGCAACGTAGCATCGCGCTCCTTCCGCTAA
- a CDS encoding nitronate monooxygenase family protein has product MPLPSRFSTLRLPAVAAPMFLASGPDLVIETCRSGLVGTFPALNQRSTEGFVDWLTEIRSRLEGEPQAAPYGVNLIVHRSNPRIEADLKAVVDNKVPLVITSLGAVPDVVKAVHSYGGLVFHDVISRRHAEKAAEAGVDGIIAVCAGAGGHAGTLSPFALIPEIRSFFSGTILLSGAISNGAQIAAARLIGADLAYLGTRFLVTQESMVSAEQKRMTMEARAGDIVYTDAISGVNANFLRQSIVAAGLDPANLVSHGPMDMANEAKAWKNVWSAGQGVAAIADIPSAAELCERLIEEYAAAMRQAQADPYIKA; this is encoded by the coding sequence ATGCCATTGCCATCGCGCTTTTCGACACTTCGCCTGCCGGCCGTGGCAGCGCCGATGTTCCTGGCCTCCGGCCCCGACCTGGTGATCGAAACCTGCCGCTCCGGCCTTGTCGGCACATTTCCCGCCCTCAACCAACGCAGCACGGAGGGGTTTGTCGACTGGCTGACGGAGATTCGCAGCCGGCTGGAGGGCGAGCCGCAGGCCGCGCCTTATGGCGTCAACCTCATCGTCCACCGCTCCAACCCGCGCATCGAGGCGGATCTGAAGGCTGTGGTCGACAACAAGGTGCCGCTGGTCATCACCTCTCTCGGGGCTGTGCCGGATGTGGTAAAGGCGGTCCATTCCTATGGCGGCCTGGTTTTTCACGATGTCATCAGCCGCCGGCATGCCGAAAAGGCGGCGGAAGCCGGCGTCGACGGCATTATCGCGGTCTGCGCGGGTGCCGGCGGGCATGCGGGAACGCTCAGTCCCTTCGCCCTCATTCCCGAAATCCGCTCCTTCTTCTCGGGGACGATCCTTCTGTCGGGCGCGATCAGCAATGGCGCGCAGATTGCAGCGGCGCGGCTGATAGGCGCCGATCTCGCTTATCTCGGGACACGCTTTCTGGTGACGCAGGAATCCATGGTGAGTGCGGAGCAGAAGCGCATGACCATGGAGGCACGGGCCGGCGATATCGTCTATACCGACGCGATTTCCGGCGTGAACGCGAATTTCCTGCGCCAGAGCATTGTGGCGGCCGGGCTTGATCCGGCAAATCTTGTTTCGCATGGGCCGATGGACATGGCGAATGAAGCCAAGGCCTGGAAAAATGTCTGGTCGGCCGGGCAGGGCGTTGCAGCCATTGCGGATATACCCTCTGCCGCCGAACTCTGCGAGCGGCTGATCGAGGAATATGCCGCGGCCATGCGCCAGGCGCAGGCGGACCCCTACATCAAAGCCTGA